A single Micromonospora luteifusca DNA region contains:
- a CDS encoding FmdB family zinc ribbon protein codes for MPRYEFRCRACGDTFEVNRSMAAAADPATCPQGHADTVKLLSAIAVTGRAGAAGGAPASTGGGCCGGACGC; via the coding sequence ATGCCCCGGTACGAGTTCCGCTGCCGCGCCTGCGGCGACACCTTCGAGGTCAACCGTTCGATGGCTGCGGCCGCTGACCCGGCCACCTGCCCGCAGGGCCACGCCGACACGGTCAAGCTGCTCTCCGCGATCGCGGTCACCGGCCGGGCTGGTGCCGCCGGTGGTGCCCCGGCGTCCACCGGTGGCGGGTGCTGCGGCGGCGCCTGCGGCTGTTGA
- a CDS encoding lytic transglycosylase domain-containing protein, whose translation MVDGEDDTRVQPLRPAAPLDGPLEGSGAAPDPVRAVPRPRRPWLSGRSGGASTTPAAPSSPTDAAGSGPDASVTAPAAKGPAEPDPIADTKAEGAKPESAKTEGAKTESPKAEDPKAKSPKAEDPKGKSPNNEGPKVESANTESPSTGSAKPGGATAESAIAGIAKTDGGGAGAPAAPKSAAGSSAGAPAGDAKTVVGAAGLAKTSVDEVPVVPASAPTRRRRVPFAHAVRLPPRQAAASAARATRAWARRPSGRLTLPGLFLLALVAATAAAGALLVPATIRAPRPVADDSSAGPTVAAPPGVPSGPVPTGPLPSGGLPSGLPSGLPSGLPSGGLPTGQPTIGQVTGVRPSDALAGWAQQVGTKVGIPAVAMQAYGYAELMLNQTNRSCALSWTTLAAIGQVESGHGSANQARLGQDGKALPKIIGLPLDGKDGRMRIIDTDRGQLDEDTTLDRAIGPMQFIPSTWLEIGADADNDGVKDPHDLDDAALAAGNYLCKGGRNLSIPTDWWNAILSYNDVRRYAQDVYDTANRYGRASRP comes from the coding sequence GTGGTGGACGGCGAGGACGACACGCGTGTGCAACCGTTACGACCGGCCGCGCCGCTGGACGGGCCACTGGAGGGCTCGGGAGCCGCGCCCGATCCGGTGCGCGCGGTGCCCCGCCCCCGCCGGCCCTGGTTGAGCGGCCGGTCCGGGGGTGCGTCGACCACACCTGCCGCCCCGTCCAGCCCTACCGATGCCGCCGGATCCGGCCCGGATGCGAGCGTCACCGCTCCCGCCGCGAAGGGCCCAGCCGAACCCGACCCGATCGCCGACACGAAGGCCGAAGGCGCAAAGCCCGAGAGCGCGAAGACCGAAGGCGCGAAGACCGAGAGCCCGAAGGCCGAAGACCCGAAGGCCAAGAGCCCGAAGGCCGAAGACCCGAAGGGCAAGAGCCCGAACAACGAAGGCCCCAAGGTCGAGAGCGCGAACACCGAGAGCCCGAGCACCGGCAGCGCGAAGCCCGGAGGTGCGACGGCCGAGAGCGCCATCGCCGGAATCGCGAAGACTGACGGCGGCGGTGCCGGTGCTCCGGCCGCGCCGAAGTCTGCCGCCGGGTCGAGCGCAGGCGCGCCGGCTGGCGATGCGAAGACCGTGGTCGGCGCGGCAGGCCTGGCGAAAACCAGTGTGGACGAGGTGCCCGTCGTGCCGGCGTCCGCACCCACCCGGCGCCGGCGGGTGCCGTTCGCGCACGCGGTACGGCTGCCGCCGCGCCAGGCGGCAGCCTCCGCCGCCCGTGCGACCCGTGCCTGGGCTCGCCGGCCGAGTGGTCGGCTCACCCTGCCCGGCCTCTTCCTGCTGGCGCTGGTGGCCGCGACCGCTGCGGCGGGCGCGCTGCTCGTGCCGGCCACGATCCGCGCACCCCGTCCGGTCGCGGACGACTCCTCTGCCGGGCCGACCGTAGCCGCACCGCCGGGGGTGCCGTCCGGGCCGGTCCCGACCGGCCCGCTACCCAGCGGCGGGCTACCCAGCGGGCTGCCCAGCGGGCTGCCCAGCGGGCTGCCCAGCGGCGGGCTGCCGACCGGGCAGCCCACCATCGGGCAGGTGACCGGAGTCCGACCCTCGGACGCCCTGGCCGGCTGGGCTCAGCAGGTCGGCACCAAGGTGGGCATCCCGGCCGTCGCCATGCAGGCGTACGGGTACGCCGAGTTGATGCTCAACCAGACCAACCGCAGCTGTGCGCTGAGCTGGACCACGCTCGCCGCGATCGGCCAGGTCGAATCGGGGCACGGCTCGGCCAACCAAGCACGGCTCGGGCAGGACGGCAAGGCGCTGCCGAAGATCATCGGGCTGCCGCTGGACGGCAAGGACGGGCGGATGCGGATCATCGACACCGACCGCGGGCAGCTCGACGAGGACACGACCCTCGACCGGGCGATCGGGCCGATGCAGTTCATCCCGAGCACCTGGCTGGAGATCGGCGCGGACGCGGACAACGACGGGGTCAAGGACCCGCACGACCTGGACGACGCCGCCCTGGCGGCGGGGAACTACCTCTGCAAGGGCGGCCGCAACCTGAGCATCCCGACCGACTGGTGGAACGCGATCTTGTCCTACAACGACGTGCGGCGGTACGCCCAGGACGTCTACGACACCGCGAACCGGTACGGACGGGCCAGTCGCCCGTGA